The following proteins come from a genomic window of Microbacterium sp. JZ31:
- a CDS encoding NAD-dependent epimerase/dehydratase family protein, whose protein sequence is MSDARTRPLKVAIIGASGHTGTALLQALRGDEQVGAIVGIARRSPDVSSAPYDAAQWDLVDIAAPVPSQAGEEHVISRLAAALSGVDTVVHLAWLIQPNRDRDLIRRANVDGTRRVVEACLRAGVSHLVCASSVGAYTGVHDDEARDESWPTEGIPTAHYAVDKAAQERVLDEAESRGLAVARVRPALVFDADAGAEITRLFLGALVPPAALRPGALPVVPLPEGIRLQAVHGADLADAYRRVIVQRATGAFNIATEPVLRASDLAGVVSHDKHIDLPARVLRPILNVAWRAHAVAADPGWLDMAMTAPIMDTSRAQRELGWQPQHDSREALHEVLTGMADGRGTDSPPMRPRSDWPQDQLPPGEVTPDGVVQPPAHSSGHRVPAGLERDILGLYLSDHLTGATAGVDRLERMAKAYKDTDLGPALDGLWKEVRGERAFLKDLIESLGLRRRPYRQAAAWVAEKAGRLKTNGRPLGSPMTPVLEIDLMRGAVIGKLGGWETLAELAPDLGLPRQVFTDLAEQAREQAALLGRLHAEVVPEAFRAGHVD, encoded by the coding sequence ATGTCGGACGCCAGGACCCGCCCGCTCAAGGTCGCGATCATCGGCGCGAGCGGACACACCGGAACCGCGTTGCTGCAGGCCCTGCGCGGGGATGAGCAGGTCGGTGCGATCGTCGGCATCGCGCGACGCTCGCCGGATGTCTCCTCCGCGCCGTACGACGCGGCGCAGTGGGACCTCGTGGACATCGCCGCGCCGGTGCCGAGCCAGGCGGGGGAGGAGCATGTCATCTCGCGGCTCGCCGCGGCGCTGTCGGGCGTCGACACGGTCGTGCACCTCGCGTGGCTGATCCAGCCCAACCGCGACCGGGACCTGATCCGTCGCGCGAACGTGGACGGCACCCGCCGCGTCGTCGAGGCCTGCCTGCGCGCCGGGGTGAGCCACCTCGTGTGCGCCTCCTCGGTCGGCGCCTACACGGGCGTCCACGACGACGAGGCGAGGGACGAGTCCTGGCCGACCGAGGGCATCCCGACCGCCCACTATGCGGTCGACAAGGCCGCCCAGGAGCGCGTTCTCGACGAGGCCGAGTCTCGCGGTCTCGCTGTCGCGCGCGTGCGCCCGGCCCTCGTGTTCGACGCGGATGCCGGCGCCGAAATCACGCGGCTGTTCCTCGGCGCACTGGTGCCGCCCGCGGCGCTTCGCCCTGGGGCGCTGCCCGTCGTGCCGCTGCCGGAGGGCATCCGGCTGCAGGCCGTGCACGGCGCCGACCTCGCCGACGCCTACCGCCGCGTCATCGTGCAGCGCGCGACGGGGGCCTTCAACATCGCGACCGAGCCCGTCCTGCGGGCTTCGGATCTGGCCGGTGTGGTGAGCCACGACAAGCACATCGATCTTCCCGCCCGCGTGCTGCGGCCGATCCTGAACGTCGCGTGGCGGGCGCATGCCGTCGCCGCCGATCCGGGTTGGCTCGACATGGCGATGACCGCGCCGATCATGGACACGTCGCGCGCCCAGCGCGAGCTGGGCTGGCAGCCGCAGCACGACTCGAGGGAGGCGCTGCACGAGGTGCTGACCGGGATGGCCGACGGTCGCGGCACCGACAGCCCGCCGATGCGGCCGCGCTCCGACTGGCCGCAGGACCAGCTGCCGCCGGGAGAGGTCACGCCGGACGGCGTCGTGCAGCCGCCTGCGCACTCCTCGGGGCACCGCGTGCCTGCGGGGCTCGAGCGCGACATCCTCGGCCTCTACCTCTCCGACCACCTCACGGGCGCGACCGCGGGGGTGGATCGCCTGGAACGGATGGCGAAGGCGTACAAGGACACCGACCTCGGCCCCGCCCTCGACGGGCTGTGGAAGGAGGTCCGCGGCGAGCGGGCCTTCCTGAAGGACCTGATCGAGTCCCTCGGGCTGCGGCGGCGTCCCTACCGGCAGGCCGCCGCGTGGGTCGCGGAGAAGGCCGGGCGCCTCAAGACGAACGGCCGCCCGCTCGGATCGCCCATGACGCCGGTGCTCGAGATCGACCTGATGCGCGGCGCGGTGATCGGCAAGCTCGGGGGCTGGGAGACGCTCGCCGAACTCGCCCCCGACCTGGGCCTGCCGCGTCAGGTGTTCACGGACCTCGCCGAGCAGGCGCGCGAGCAGGCGGCGCTTCTCGGACGCCTGCACGCGGAGGTCGTGCCCGAGGCGTTCCGCGCGGGCCACGTCGACTGA
- a CDS encoding pyridoxamine 5'-phosphate oxidase family protein: MTMSGPISDDREVEELSASECWRLIESADIGRLAVTHSDGGPDVFPLNYVAHQGKLYVRSGAGRKLRSLRAHPVVALEVDGEEAGFYWSVVVRGRASLTEVDSEILASGARHLVSDDPEHKPHVVRIQPDTVTGRRFARRAPGDAGRPAPTNAPRRADAPGRPKPIPHFPPAWEQ; the protein is encoded by the coding sequence ATGACGATGTCAGGACCCATCTCGGACGACCGCGAGGTCGAGGAGCTTTCGGCCTCCGAATGCTGGCGCCTGATCGAGAGCGCCGACATCGGGCGGCTCGCGGTCACGCACAGCGACGGCGGACCGGACGTCTTCCCCCTCAACTACGTCGCGCACCAGGGCAAGCTCTACGTGCGCTCCGGCGCCGGGCGCAAGCTCCGGAGCCTTCGCGCCCACCCCGTCGTCGCGCTCGAGGTGGACGGCGAGGAGGCGGGGTTCTACTGGAGCGTCGTCGTGCGCGGCCGCGCGTCCCTCACCGAGGTCGACTCCGAGATCCTCGCGTCGGGTGCGCGTCACCTCGTCAGCGACGACCCGGAGCACAAGCCGCACGTCGTCCGCATCCAGCCCGACACGGTCACGGGCCGCCGATTCGCGCGACGCGCCCCGGGCGATGCCGGACGCCCTGCGCCGACGAACGCCCCGCGCCGCGCGGACGCCCCGGGCCGGCCGAAGCCGATCCCCCACTTCCCGCCGGCCTGGGAGCAGTGA
- a CDS encoding epoxide hydrolase family protein, with the protein MKKHDLTPVPDQAVADLRARLERFRTVALPDLPGPSGVDPALLHDLLRHWEHDYDWRRHESRIASWDWRQSEHTSVPIRAVVSPAARADAPVVVLLHGWPDSVLRFERIFPLLDDVTVVAPALPGFPFAAPVTGGGMSAIGMADAVADAMSELGYDGYVVSAGDVGCDVAEALAARHGAAVSALHLTDLSQYHFLTGAPHDLDDAARAYVRRGHAWQSTEGGYMHEQATRPHTLAIALGDSPAGLAAWILEKLVDWTDSGGELSNAFTPDEALTWISAYWFSGAIGTSFTPYAAAAPKDWARIDTPTVMTVFPADLVNAPRRYVERYFAVADWLEFPRGGHFAAWEQPDSYARGVRRAIALAR; encoded by the coding sequence ATGAAGAAGCACGACCTGACGCCCGTGCCCGATCAGGCCGTCGCGGATCTGCGGGCGCGCCTCGAGCGTTTCCGCACGGTGGCGCTGCCCGACCTGCCGGGGCCATCCGGAGTCGATCCGGCGCTGCTGCACGATCTGCTGCGGCACTGGGAGCACGACTACGACTGGCGGCGGCATGAGAGCAGGATCGCGTCGTGGGACTGGCGGCAGAGCGAGCACACATCCGTGCCGATCCGCGCGGTGGTCTCCCCCGCCGCGCGTGCCGACGCTCCGGTGGTCGTGCTGCTGCACGGCTGGCCCGATTCCGTCCTGCGCTTCGAGCGGATCTTCCCCCTGCTCGACGACGTGACGGTCGTGGCGCCGGCGCTTCCCGGCTTCCCGTTCGCGGCGCCCGTGACCGGCGGAGGCATGTCGGCGATCGGGATGGCCGACGCCGTCGCCGACGCCATGTCCGAGCTGGGATACGACGGATACGTCGTCTCGGCGGGCGATGTCGGATGCGACGTGGCCGAGGCCCTCGCGGCACGCCACGGCGCCGCGGTGAGCGCCCTGCACCTCACCGACCTCTCCCAGTACCACTTCCTGACCGGTGCGCCGCACGACCTGGACGACGCCGCGCGCGCGTACGTCCGACGAGGACACGCGTGGCAGAGCACTGAGGGCGGCTACATGCACGAGCAGGCGACGCGGCCGCACACGCTCGCGATCGCCCTGGGCGACTCGCCCGCAGGCCTGGCGGCCTGGATCCTGGAGAAGCTCGTCGACTGGACCGACTCCGGCGGCGAGCTCTCGAACGCCTTCACGCCCGACGAGGCCCTGACCTGGATCTCGGCGTACTGGTTCAGCGGCGCGATCGGAACCTCCTTCACGCCGTATGCCGCAGCCGCACCGAAGGACTGGGCTCGGATCGACACGCCCACGGTCATGACGGTGTTCCCCGCCGACCTCGTGAACGCCCCGCGCCGGTACGTCGAGCGGTACTTCGCGGTCGCGGACTGGCTCGAATTCCCGCGCGGCGGGCACTTCGCCGCGTGGGAGCAGCCGGACAGCTATGCGCGGGGCGTGCGGCGGGCCATCGCGCTCGCGCGCTGA
- a CDS encoding APC family permease, whose protein sequence is MSTDTVGETRLRRGITGPLLFVFILGDVLGAGIYALMGVLAGEVGGLLWAPLLVALLLALLTAGSYAELVTKYPKAGGAAVFAERAFRSPLVSFLVGYCMLAAGVVSAAGLSLAFAGDYFRTFWDVPTAPVAIIFLAVVGALNARGIRESMSANVVMTIIELSGLVIVVVAVGLLLAGGGGDVSRVLQPPTETAVPLAVLSGAIIAYYSFVGFETSANVIEEVRDPSRSYPRALFGSLLVAGAVYLLVGLASAVAMPADELTGSSAPLLDVVEASGVSLPGWLFSLIALIAVANGALLTMIMASRLAYGMADRGLLPSVFARVLPNRRTPWVAIIATTVVAMLLTLLGDLAMLAETVVLLLLFVFLAANVAVLVLRRDKVEHEHFRVWTVVPVLGVGSCILLLTQQDGEVWLFGGALILLGVVLYALARITRRRTSAGDKASTA, encoded by the coding sequence ATGAGCACGGACACCGTGGGAGAGACACGACTGCGGCGGGGGATCACGGGGCCGCTCCTGTTCGTGTTCATCCTCGGCGACGTGCTCGGCGCCGGCATCTACGCGCTCATGGGTGTGCTCGCGGGCGAGGTCGGCGGCCTGCTGTGGGCGCCGCTGCTCGTCGCCTTGCTGCTGGCCCTGCTCACGGCGGGCTCCTACGCCGAGCTGGTGACCAAGTATCCGAAGGCCGGCGGTGCCGCCGTCTTCGCCGAGCGGGCGTTCCGCAGCCCGCTCGTGTCCTTCCTCGTCGGCTACTGCATGCTCGCCGCCGGGGTCGTGAGCGCCGCGGGCCTTTCGCTCGCGTTCGCGGGCGACTACTTCCGCACGTTCTGGGACGTGCCCACCGCGCCCGTCGCCATCATCTTCCTCGCCGTGGTCGGCGCGCTGAACGCACGCGGCATCCGCGAGTCGATGTCCGCCAACGTCGTCATGACGATCATCGAGCTCAGCGGACTCGTCATCGTCGTCGTCGCGGTCGGACTGCTGCTCGCCGGTGGCGGCGGCGACGTGTCGCGCGTGCTCCAGCCGCCCACGGAGACCGCCGTGCCGCTGGCCGTGCTGAGCGGCGCGATCATCGCGTACTACTCGTTCGTGGGCTTCGAGACGTCCGCCAACGTCATCGAGGAAGTGCGCGATCCGAGCCGCTCGTACCCGCGCGCGCTGTTCGGCTCGCTGCTCGTCGCCGGCGCGGTGTACCTGCTGGTGGGTCTCGCGAGCGCGGTCGCGATGCCCGCAGACGAGCTCACCGGATCCAGCGCCCCGTTGCTCGACGTGGTCGAGGCGAGCGGAGTGTCGCTTCCCGGCTGGCTGTTCAGCTTGATCGCGCTCATCGCGGTCGCGAACGGCGCGCTCCTGACGATGATCATGGCGAGCCGACTCGCCTACGGCATGGCTGACCGCGGGCTGCTGCCGTCGGTGTTCGCGCGCGTGCTGCCCAACCGCAGGACGCCGTGGGTCGCGATCATCGCCACCACCGTGGTGGCGATGCTCCTCACGCTGCTGGGCGACCTCGCGATGCTCGCCGAGACCGTCGTGCTGCTGCTGCTGTTCGTGTTCCTCGCCGCGAACGTCGCCGTGCTGGTGCTGAGGCGCGACAAGGTCGAGCACGAGCACTTCCGCGTCTGGACGGTCGTTCCCGTCCTGGGCGTCGGGTCGTGCATCCTGCTGCTCACGCAGCAGGACGGCGAGGTGTGGCTGTTCGGCGGTGCGCTCATCCTGCTGGGCGTCGTCCTCTACGCGCTCGCACGCATCACGCGACGCCGGACGTCAGCGGGCGACAAGGCGAGTACGGCCTGA
- a CDS encoding MFS transporter, which yields MTATARPPVRPIAPYAAFASFGVFWGVWGASLPATRAQADVTDAQLGTALLFVGLGAVPAMLLTGRLLDRVGTRLSALLLGALLLAGLGLALLAHDLAALIVAMAVVGAASGAADVAINAIATEAEAWSDRPILARSHGIFSAAVVVASVASGVALNSALIVPPLAGVFGMAALLIAAGSLVVWRGTRFGQPDSPARPHTERDHAGGARSRRLWPLLAVGAVGAIAYAMENAFQSWSAVFLTDVHVAAAHIAAFGPAAFAAVAAVARLTLAPLSRSHPAALLVAGGAAAAIGSAILAASSGVATALLGIALAALGTAMLFPTLLGRAVRGVPSRQRGAATSLAAATAYVGFLAGPACMGLVAGQAGIRVAFLSVAVVAVIFAIIAAPASRWASSHLGGRHAQDAREDEAAASLADGGTQRASAMARRTPRA from the coding sequence GTGACTGCAACCGCTCGTCCGCCGGTGCGCCCCATCGCTCCCTATGCCGCGTTCGCGTCCTTCGGCGTCTTCTGGGGTGTGTGGGGTGCGTCGCTTCCCGCCACACGGGCGCAAGCAGACGTGACCGATGCTCAGCTCGGGACGGCCCTGCTCTTCGTCGGGCTCGGTGCCGTGCCGGCGATGCTGCTGACCGGGCGCCTGCTGGACCGCGTGGGGACACGCCTGAGTGCCCTGCTGCTCGGCGCGCTGCTGCTTGCGGGGCTCGGCCTCGCGCTCCTCGCTCACGACCTGGCCGCGCTCATCGTCGCCATGGCCGTCGTCGGCGCCGCCTCGGGTGCCGCGGATGTCGCGATCAACGCCATCGCGACTGAGGCGGAGGCGTGGAGCGATCGGCCGATCCTGGCCCGGAGCCACGGGATCTTCTCCGCGGCCGTCGTCGTGGCGAGCGTCGCAAGCGGCGTCGCACTGAATTCGGCGCTCATCGTTCCCCCACTCGCGGGAGTGTTCGGCATGGCGGCTCTCCTCATCGCCGCAGGCAGCCTCGTCGTCTGGAGAGGGACGCGCTTCGGACAGCCCGATTCGCCCGCCCGCCCCCACACGGAGCGCGATCACGCCGGAGGTGCGCGCTCGCGCCGGCTCTGGCCCCTCCTCGCCGTCGGAGCCGTGGGCGCGATCGCCTACGCGATGGAGAACGCCTTTCAGAGTTGGAGCGCGGTGTTCCTCACGGATGTGCACGTGGCGGCCGCGCATATCGCCGCCTTCGGGCCAGCGGCCTTCGCGGCGGTCGCCGCCGTCGCTCGACTGACGCTCGCTCCGCTCTCGCGTTCGCACCCCGCGGCGCTGCTCGTCGCCGGCGGAGCTGCAGCGGCGATCGGGAGTGCGATCCTGGCTGCATCGAGCGGCGTCGCCACAGCCCTTCTCGGCATCGCGCTGGCGGCGCTCGGAACCGCGATGCTCTTCCCGACCCTGTTGGGCCGAGCCGTGCGGGGCGTCCCGAGCCGGCAGCGCGGGGCAGCGACGTCCTTGGCGGCGGCGACGGCCTACGTCGGCTTCCTGGCCGGGCCGGCGTGCATGGGGCTCGTCGCCGGGCAGGCGGGGATCCGCGTCGCGTTCCTCTCCGTCGCGGTCGTCGCAGTGATCTTCGCGATCATCGCAGCCCCGGCCAGCCGCTGGGCGTCGTCCCACCTGGGCGGCCGGCACGCGCAGGATGCGCGCGAGGACGAAGCCGCCGCATCGCTCGCCGACGGAGGAACTCAGCGCGCGAGCGCGATGGCCCGCCGCACGCCCCGCGCATAG
- a CDS encoding MFS transporter: MDASGRRVLTVAILASFVSFLDGSIVNVALPAIREDLGGGLAGQQWVVNAYLVTLGALILVAGSLSDLYGRKVILRVGLFGFLVTSIAIAASPGIEFAIVARALQGIAGALLVPSSLALITTHFGEAMRGRAIGAWTAATSGAMLVAPLIGGLFIDFASWRWAFLINVLPIGVTLWLLAGLETPDVRKPGARVDLIACALCALGLGGVVFALIEGSRLGWGDPLVVAALIIGVVLFAGFLLRERRSAEPVMPLDLFRIRNFWAGNLATTFVYAALALNGFAVVVFLQEAVGFSATLAGLASLPVTVIMILGSSRVGRWADRSGPRMFMTIGPAVMAIGAALLLTAADPFDYWWQMLPAIVLLGVGLTLTVSPLTSAVLGSVGSGREGIASAVNNAVSRVAGLLVVAVIALIAGGDLDLDGFHRTAIATAALFAAGAVASWAGIRNPRQREEAAQAARTGSPPE, encoded by the coding sequence ATGGACGCGAGCGGACGACGCGTGCTGACAGTGGCGATCCTGGCGTCCTTCGTGTCGTTCCTGGACGGCAGCATCGTGAATGTGGCGCTCCCGGCGATCCGGGAGGACCTCGGCGGCGGCCTCGCGGGACAGCAGTGGGTGGTGAATGCGTATCTCGTGACGCTCGGAGCGCTGATCCTCGTCGCCGGCTCGCTGAGCGACCTGTACGGGCGGAAGGTGATCCTGAGGGTCGGCCTCTTCGGATTCCTCGTGACCTCGATCGCGATCGCCGCCTCGCCCGGCATCGAGTTCGCGATCGTCGCGCGCGCACTGCAGGGCATCGCGGGCGCGCTGCTCGTGCCGAGCTCGCTCGCGCTCATCACGACGCACTTCGGCGAGGCGATGCGGGGACGGGCGATCGGCGCGTGGACCGCGGCGACGAGCGGCGCGATGCTGGTGGCCCCGCTGATCGGCGGCCTGTTCATCGACTTCGCGTCCTGGCGCTGGGCGTTCCTGATCAACGTCCTGCCCATCGGCGTCACGCTCTGGCTGCTCGCCGGCCTGGAGACACCGGATGTCCGCAAGCCGGGCGCTCGCGTCGACCTGATCGCGTGCGCGCTGTGCGCGCTGGGCCTCGGTGGCGTGGTGTTCGCCCTGATCGAGGGGTCCCGCCTCGGGTGGGGCGATCCGCTCGTCGTCGCCGCGCTGATCATCGGCGTCGTGCTGTTCGCCGGGTTCCTGCTGCGCGAGAGACGCTCGGCCGAGCCCGTCATGCCGCTCGACCTGTTCCGCATCCGCAACTTCTGGGCGGGAAACCTCGCGACGACGTTCGTGTACGCCGCGCTGGCGCTCAACGGCTTCGCGGTCGTCGTGTTCCTGCAGGAGGCGGTGGGCTTCTCTGCGACACTTGCGGGCCTGGCGTCGCTGCCGGTCACCGTGATCATGATCCTCGGCTCCTCGCGCGTGGGGAGGTGGGCGGACCGCAGCGGCCCCCGGATGTTCATGACGATCGGTCCCGCGGTCATGGCGATCGGCGCGGCGCTGCTGCTGACGGCGGCCGACCCCTTCGACTACTGGTGGCAGATGCTGCCGGCGATCGTCCTGCTCGGCGTGGGCCTGACTCTGACGGTGAGCCCGCTCACGAGTGCCGTGCTCGGATCCGTGGGCAGCGGCCGGGAGGGCATCGCATCCGCCGTCAACAACGCCGTCTCGCGTGTGGCCGGCCTGCTGGTCGTCGCGGTCATCGCGCTCATTGCGGGCGGTGACCTCGACCTCGACGGCTTCCACCGCACCGCGATCGCGACCGCGGCGCTGTTCGCGGCCGGAGCGGTCGCGTCCTGGGCGGGGATCCGCAACCCACGGCAGCGCGAGGAGGCGGCACAGGCGGCGCGGACGGGCAGTCCGCCCGAGTGA
- a CDS encoding DUF2200 domain-containing protein, whose product MERIFGMSVAKVYPLYVAKLERKGRTKAELDEVIAWLTGYDERELAVHLEAQTTFRDFFAQADVNPLASQITGVICGVRVEEIEDPLMQQIRYLDKLVDELARGKAMTKVLRSP is encoded by the coding sequence GTGGAACGGATCTTCGGCATGAGCGTCGCGAAGGTGTACCCGCTGTACGTCGCGAAGCTCGAGCGCAAGGGACGAACGAAGGCCGAGCTCGACGAGGTCATCGCGTGGCTGACCGGCTACGACGAGCGCGAGCTCGCGGTGCACCTGGAGGCCCAGACGACCTTCCGCGACTTCTTCGCGCAGGCCGACGTCAACCCGCTCGCATCACAGATCACCGGCGTGATCTGCGGTGTGCGCGTCGAGGAGATCGAGGATCCGCTCATGCAGCAGATCCGCTATCTGGACAAGCTCGTCGACGAACTCGCGCGCGGGAAGGCGATGACGAAGGTGCTCCGCTCCCCCTGA
- a CDS encoding DUF402 domain-containing protein, whose translation MDIAHPSDARTEPFAAGEAVVLRSVNTYGRHGRAVGFAVAGRVLVDDDELAVVASPVGSAMRRRAGAGSGPNGRLILPEHWDGSYVDDTWSGAPVVRVHQKGSPWSVWRWHDGTAWMPHWYMNLELPWARTATGFDTQDWTLDVIAGTDRDGTWSVRYKDEDELAYYAGTGHWPESMRAIIERAGKEASSVALARTFPFDVDWSQWIPDAAWPVPELPAKWDQLE comes from the coding sequence ATGGACATCGCCCATCCCTCGGACGCCAGAACCGAGCCCTTCGCCGCGGGAGAGGCGGTGGTGCTTCGCAGTGTGAACACCTACGGCCGACACGGCCGGGCGGTGGGCTTCGCGGTCGCAGGACGTGTCCTCGTCGACGATGACGAACTCGCCGTCGTGGCGAGCCCCGTCGGATCCGCGATGCGACGGCGGGCGGGAGCTGGCAGCGGGCCCAACGGCAGGCTGATCCTGCCCGAACACTGGGACGGCTCCTACGTCGACGACACATGGTCGGGCGCTCCCGTCGTGCGCGTTCACCAGAAGGGTTCGCCCTGGTCGGTCTGGCGATGGCATGACGGGACCGCATGGATGCCGCACTGGTACATGAACCTCGAGCTGCCCTGGGCACGCACCGCGACCGGGTTCGATACCCAGGACTGGACGCTCGACGTCATCGCCGGCACCGATCGGGACGGGACGTGGTCCGTTCGATACAAGGACGAGGACGAGCTCGCCTACTACGCCGGCACCGGCCACTGGCCTGAGAGCATGCGAGCGATCATCGAGCGCGCGGGGAAGGAAGCGAGCAGCGTCGCGCTGGCGCGGACCTTCCCGTTCGACGTCGACTGGTCGCAGTGGATCCCCGATGCGGCCTGGCCCGTTCCGGAGCTGCCGGCGAAGTGGGATCAGCTCGAATAG
- a CDS encoding AIM24 family protein, which produces MDAGWFPDPTGRAQLRWWDGTSWTEHVSTDGQVSTAPLTPVDAAMQEQQPAAHDIPQRAAAPAQGIGRGDAGITGDLISGSHAEVSGSGPTKQNEKMLRVGLGEPFFARQGAMVAYQGELDFAYQGGGVGRFLKSQVTGEGLSLMRVSGRGDVFLANEQAEVHILHLEDSGISINGRNVLAFSETLQWSIERVQGAGIMTGGLFNTTLRGSGWVAVTTAGPPVVLNAAEAPTYADTNAVVAWSASLQTTLKSTFKAGALIGRGSGEAVQVAFAGHGFVIVQPSEGVAVTSSS; this is translated from the coding sequence ATGGACGCCGGCTGGTTTCCTGATCCGACGGGGCGCGCTCAGCTGCGCTGGTGGGACGGCACGTCGTGGACCGAGCACGTGTCGACCGACGGCCAGGTCTCGACCGCCCCGCTGACGCCCGTCGACGCGGCGATGCAGGAGCAGCAGCCGGCCGCCCACGACATCCCGCAGCGGGCCGCTGCGCCCGCCCAGGGCATCGGGCGCGGTGACGCAGGCATCACCGGGGACCTGATCTCCGGCTCGCACGCCGAGGTGTCCGGCTCCGGCCCGACGAAGCAGAACGAGAAGATGCTGCGTGTGGGGCTGGGGGAGCCGTTCTTCGCGCGTCAGGGCGCGATGGTCGCCTACCAGGGAGAGCTCGACTTCGCGTATCAGGGCGGTGGCGTCGGACGCTTCCTCAAGTCGCAGGTGACGGGCGAGGGGCTCTCGCTCATGCGCGTGTCGGGTCGGGGTGACGTCTTCCTCGCGAACGAGCAGGCGGAGGTGCACATCCTGCACCTCGAGGACTCCGGCATCTCTATCAACGGGCGCAACGTGCTCGCGTTCAGCGAGACGCTGCAGTGGAGCATCGAGCGCGTGCAGGGCGCCGGCATCATGACGGGCGGGCTGTTCAACACCACGCTGCGCGGCAGCGGCTGGGTCGCGGTGACCACGGCGGGCCCGCCGGTCGTCCTGAACGCCGCCGAGGCGCCCACCTACGCGGACACCAACGCCGTGGTGGCCTGGTCCGCGTCGCTGCAGACGACGCTGAAGTCCACGTTCAAGGCCGGCGCGCTGATCGGCCGCGGATCGGGCGAGGCCGTGCAGGTCGCGTTCGCCGGCCACGGCTTCGTGATCGTGCAGCCGTCGGAGGGCGTGGCGGTCACGTCGTCGTCGTGA
- a CDS encoding LacI family DNA-binding transcriptional regulator, with amino-acid sequence MPGERDRPTIRDVAAHAQVAVMTVSYAFSQPSRVSPETRERVMASARELGYQRPSPVARSLRSGRTDQIGVVVPEHLSYAFDDPQAARFFAGVADVCVERGLGMVLIPTHGASRSDRASSDVDRVLSAAVDAYVLWTTYSGDPVLEAVASSGRPAAIQGGPEVAGIITVTGDDRAAAYAVAAAALATRERSRGGHVPVVLSFPVDGDRSPWLGVGGDLTPDVPYPVTARRLEGYRDALAAHGFGWDQVAVAVTTTNLRDEGTRNTAAVLDRIAPDAPLLVLAMSDELALGARDALASLQREAIITGWDASEEAVAAGIISVENPLREQGRRCAEAALGLKQPTRPVSWRVVQRPGDPAAD; translated from the coding sequence GTGCCAGGAGAACGCGACCGCCCCACGATCCGGGACGTCGCCGCGCACGCGCAGGTGGCGGTGATGACGGTCTCGTACGCGTTCAGCCAGCCCTCCCGCGTGAGCCCGGAGACCCGTGAGCGGGTGATGGCGTCCGCGCGCGAGCTCGGCTATCAGCGCCCCAGTCCGGTCGCCCGCTCCCTCCGATCGGGCCGCACCGATCAGATCGGCGTCGTCGTTCCCGAGCATCTGTCGTACGCCTTCGATGACCCGCAGGCCGCGCGTTTCTTCGCCGGCGTGGCCGACGTCTGCGTCGAGCGTGGCCTGGGCATGGTGCTGATCCCCACCCACGGCGCTTCTCGCAGCGACCGGGCATCATCCGATGTCGATCGCGTGCTCTCCGCCGCGGTGGACGCCTACGTCCTGTGGACCACGTACAGCGGCGATCCCGTTCTCGAGGCGGTTGCCTCGAGCGGGCGGCCGGCCGCCATCCAGGGCGGACCCGAGGTGGCGGGGATCATCACGGTGACGGGCGACGATCGCGCGGCTGCGTACGCGGTGGCAGCGGCCGCGCTGGCGACCCGCGAGCGCTCGCGAGGCGGGCACGTGCCCGTCGTCCTCAGCTTCCCGGTCGACGGCGATCGGTCGCCGTGGCTCGGCGTCGGCGGGGACCTGACGCCCGACGTGCCGTACCCGGTCACCGCGCGTCGCCTCGAGGGCTACCGGGACGCGCTCGCGGCACACGGCTTCGGGTGGGACCAGGTCGCCGTCGCCGTGACCACGACGAACCTTCGGGACGAAGGCACCCGCAACACCGCGGCGGTGCTCGACCGCATCGCCCCGGACGCTCCTCTCCTCGTCCTCGCCATGAGCGACGAACTGGCGCTCGGCGCCCGCGATGCGCTCGCCTCGCTGCAGAGAGAAGCGATCATCACCGGGTGGGATGCGTCCGAGGAGGCCGTCGCCGCGGGGATCATCTCCGTCGAGAACCCGCTGCGCGAGCAGGGCAGGCGGTGCGCGGAGGCCGCGCTCGGCCTGAAGCAGCCGACCCGCCCCGTCTCGTGGAGGGTCGTGCAGCGTCCTGGGGATCCCGCCGCGGATTGA